One Mucilaginibacter ginkgonis genomic region harbors:
- a CDS encoding abortive infection family protein: MNISALVINPLAKFICGDTNEAPYMTGTTLVEFFRRYGFQDNYESGFPSRWVYTEEKVKSLNGTTILEDVLIDVLDSRRYLFAKVSFEHAIHAVNNILKFDGYMVVLENDKVIIKGTQIAAVESKIAVAIDHRFIFDQIIKATEKVNNGDYSGAITNARSLIEAVCIDIIEKKEAIEVRNDGNVDSLWARTKKALKLDLKDKTDLPESIFQILGGIDTAVKGFAGLSNNASDRHATKFKTRKHHARLAVNLSLAIADFLFESMEYQSSNSNAT; the protein is encoded by the coding sequence ATGAACATCTCTGCATTGGTTATTAATCCGCTTGCAAAGTTTATTTGTGGTGACACCAATGAAGCACCCTACATGACTGGAACAACACTTGTCGAGTTCTTTAGGCGTTATGGATTTCAGGATAATTATGAATCAGGATTTCCATCTAGATGGGTTTACACTGAAGAGAAAGTTAAAAGCCTTAATGGAACAACCATATTAGAAGATGTACTCATAGATGTGCTAGATTCCAGACGATATCTGTTTGCTAAAGTAAGTTTTGAACATGCAATACATGCAGTCAACAACATTCTAAAGTTTGATGGGTATATGGTTGTTTTAGAGAATGACAAAGTTATTATTAAAGGAACTCAGATAGCCGCAGTAGAATCTAAGATAGCAGTGGCAATCGATCATAGATTCATCTTTGATCAAATAATTAAAGCTACTGAGAAGGTGAATAACGGTGATTATAGTGGAGCAATAACTAACGCTAGAAGTCTGATTGAAGCAGTATGTATCGATATCATAGAGAAGAAGGAAGCCATTGAAGTTAGAAATGACGGCAACGTAGATAGCCTATGGGCAAGAACTAAGAAAGCTCTTAAGCTTGACCTGAAAGACAAGACGGATCTACCTGAAAGCATATTTCAAATACTTGGTGGTATTGATACAGCGGTTAAGGGCTTCGCAGGTCTTAGCAACAATGCTTCTGATCGTCATGCTACTAAATTCAAAACTCGTAAGCATCATGCCAGGCTTGCTGTTAACCTTTCTTTAGCGATTGCAGACTTTCTATTCGAAAGTATGGAATATCAAAGCTCCAATAGTAACGCAACGTGA
- a CDS encoding DUF6119 family protein, producing the protein MIPTVFRIDRTHSKLVGLEDSHSIILQMLIESHTKRDKAFDASFLNITAYKKEDIQYYLYTYTVDDKESDWADFLPSELKGDESFKQTKVNLILFMETDHELLAIFGGTGYLLIATFIDHLFGLTTYDRIISLEKDEAVSTKSRTIAGQRAGISEQYRDDYRMINYLEFGKVPKELHIKLANETSLTHFEFLLNKSTERLQITAGRGFKISKDVDFDLLHRLSIELNIITSLAPKELLSSYLNITDKFVLTELKKLLNEKVYNNIAYIINQSNDPRDIFEFEFCNPNKIEEFYEAEHYELVEPSETNKRKDGLFATVFNKNEIFKTVLEKAYTIYGNNQSGLINYLYSVNIHACIGKKSVASSGFMYHFNAEFTFNGESVFLVDGKWYILKESFIESLKNQTERVLKNSKLTSTIIDEPWTYDVARKLFSNEEIYNMLYNGRPNYIVLDRIIADGVELCDILFITDVEIYLIHVKHSFTARVRELTNQILISARRLTEAISSKQKVFFDKLYNGLKAKGRSTNNYSQEEFFELFLTRKPIYVFATASHLDVDVPIESNIDKYDSNIARFSLTTTSAEMQTSYYELKTHQILRA; encoded by the coding sequence ATGATACCAACCGTTTTCAGAATTGATCGCACCCATAGTAAACTTGTAGGCTTAGAAGACTCTCACTCAATAATTCTTCAAATGCTTATAGAGTCTCATACAAAAAGAGATAAAGCTTTTGATGCTTCATTTTTAAACATTACGGCCTACAAAAAAGAGGATATACAATATTATCTTTATACATACACTGTTGATGACAAAGAATCTGATTGGGCAGACTTTCTTCCAAGTGAACTCAAAGGCGATGAATCATTTAAGCAAACGAAAGTTAACCTTATTCTGTTCATGGAAACTGATCATGAGTTGTTAGCGATATTTGGCGGAACTGGTTATCTTTTAATCGCGACCTTTATTGATCACTTGTTTGGCCTTACAACTTATGATAGAATTATTTCATTAGAAAAAGACGAAGCTGTGTCGACTAAGTCTAGAACAATCGCTGGTCAAAGAGCCGGTATCAGTGAACAGTATCGTGACGACTACAGGATGATTAACTATCTTGAATTTGGTAAAGTACCAAAAGAGCTTCATATAAAACTAGCTAATGAAACTAGTTTAACTCATTTTGAATTCTTACTTAACAAGTCGACTGAAAGATTGCAAATAACTGCTGGTCGCGGGTTTAAAATATCGAAAGATGTTGACTTTGACCTATTACATAGACTCTCGATTGAGTTGAACATTATAACAAGCTTGGCGCCCAAAGAGCTTCTAAGCTCTTATTTAAACATCACAGACAAGTTTGTCTTGACTGAATTGAAAAAGCTTTTAAATGAGAAAGTTTATAACAATATTGCTTATATTATCAATCAAAGTAATGATCCGAGAGATATCTTCGAGTTTGAATTTTGTAACCCTAATAAGATAGAAGAGTTTTACGAAGCTGAGCATTATGAGCTAGTTGAACCTTCTGAAACAAATAAAAGAAAGGATGGACTTTTTGCAACAGTTTTTAATAAAAACGAAATCTTCAAAACGGTACTAGAGAAAGCTTATACCATCTACGGCAATAATCAATCAGGACTTATCAACTATCTTTATAGTGTAAATATACATGCCTGCATTGGTAAAAAATCAGTGGCGTCGTCAGGTTTTATGTATCATTTTAATGCAGAATTCACTTTCAACGGTGAATCTGTTTTTTTGGTAGATGGGAAGTGGTACATTCTAAAAGAATCATTTATTGAAAGTCTGAAAAATCAAACTGAGCGTGTACTTAAAAATTCGAAACTTACATCAACTATAATTGATGAACCGTGGACTTATGATGTTGCAAGAAAACTGTTCAGTAATGAGGAAATTTACAACATGCTTTACAATGGGAGACCTAATTATATAGTCCTTGACAGGATTATCGCTGATGGAGTTGAACTATGCGATATACTTTTCATAACTGATGTCGAAATTTATCTAATTCATGTCAAACATAGCTTCACCGCTAGGGTAAGAGAGCTAACAAATCAAATATTGATAAGCGCGCGTAGGTTAACAGAGGCAATTTCGAGCAAACAAAAAGTCTTCTTCGATAAGCTTTATAATGGACTTAAAGCCAAGGGAAGGAGCACCAATAATTATTCTCAAGAAGAATTTTTTGAGTTGTTTTTAACTAGAAAACCAATTTATGTATTTGCTACTGCGTCTCATCTAGATGTTGATGTACCTATAGAATCGAATATAGATAAGTACGATTCAAATATTGCAAGATTCTCATTGACAACTACTTCAGCAGAAATGCAAACAAGTTACTATGAATTAAAAACGCATCAAATTCTAAGGGCATAG
- a CDS encoding DUF1398 domain-containing protein, with protein sequence MFTLEELKAAHARVKTGADFPNYIQEIKKLGLATYEFIVSDGSTNYYSQGGYCIKGEAIYPALRIAKASSIQDVEHAISIHQQGQTDFMTFCKQVADAGVEKWIIDTNNMLCTYLDCSGTILIAEPIPEGAY encoded by the coding sequence ATGTTCACATTAGAAGAATTAAAAGCGGCCCATGCAAGGGTTAAAACTGGTGCAGATTTTCCAAATTACATCCAAGAGATTAAGAAATTAGGTTTAGCAACATATGAATTTATTGTAAGTGATGGTTCGACTAACTATTACTCACAAGGGGGATATTGCATAAAAGGGGAAGCCATTTATCCAGCGTTACGTATCGCGAAAGCGTCATCGATTCAAGACGTTGAGCACGCTATATCAATCCATCAGCAGGGACAGACAGACTTTATGACGTTTTGTAAGCAGGTTGCAGATGCGGGAGTTGAAAAATGGATTATTGACACAAACAACATGCTTTGCACTTATTTAGATTGTTCAGGTACAATACTGATTGCAGAGCCGATACCGGAAGGCGCTTATTAA
- a CDS encoding S1/P1 nuclease, translating to MKRRLISSLVVLSTLTISWDREGHSIVGLIAERHLTPQAKAAIKELLNGQSLSEVASWADEVRNQPQYKYSAPQHFANFPGGLTYKQFIDYANGGDIGPNVIFAIPMTEAP from the coding sequence ATGAAACGTAGATTAATATCTTCACTTGTTGTCCTATCGACATTAACAATCTCATGGGACCGCGAAGGTCACAGTATAGTTGGTCTAATAGCGGAACGACATCTTACTCCCCAGGCTAAAGCAGCAATTAAAGAGTTGCTCAATGGCCAATCATTATCAGAAGTTGCAAGCTGGGCAGACGAGGTTCGTAACCAACCTCAATATAAATACAGCGCACCTCAACACTTCGCAAACTTTCCCGGCGGTCTGACTTATAAACAGTTCATTGACTATGCTAATGGTGGTGATATAGGACCTAATGTAATTTTCGCTATACCAATGACAGAAGCACCTTAA
- a CDS encoding S1/P1 nuclease, which produces MSSATPFEQKVDALKFLVHYIGGIHQPMHISHKEDKGGNTIQLQFDGKGTNLHSLWDSKLIDKQGLTPADCRQGKSC; this is translated from the coding sequence ATGTCTTCTGCTACGCCATTTGAACAAAAAGTTGACGCCCTGAAATTCTTAGTGCATTACATTGGCGGTATTCATCAACCAATGCACATCTCACATAAAGAAGATAAAGGTGGAAACACTATCCAGCTGCAATTTGATGGTAAAGGAACTAATCTGCATTCTCTTTGGGACAGTAAGCTTATCGATAAGCAAGGGTTAACACCAGCAGATTGCAGACAAGGTAAATCATGTTAG
- a CDS encoding site-specific integrase, whose protein sequence is MKVNEDLSILFWLKHEKGTKDGKVPIYVRITVKGRRDNFSSGKKLLPEYWNDKLEKVAKACPDANLINSYITKTRADIEKCYNQLSVTNNITTAAMVKELYMPKQATKHTLMKAFDAHNGEFEERISKGKGSIGTLKRYERLRNKVIDFLGKKYKHTDINLDDIQYSTAADFYHYLIMQDIDDNAAFKYVKTLKQVVKKAVDKGWIKHSPINGFKCPYNDPDREYLEMHEIISMYNKHIPNDRLSEVRDAYIFCCFTGYAYETVYNLEPGNIFRGLNGRFWITKERAKTGSEETVPLLPIALEIIEKYKSHPYCTDNNKLLPVNCNQRYNSYLKEVANICNINKHLTTHTARHTFATTVTLENDVPIETVSKMLGHKDLRTTQIYAKITKLKISNNMADLESKLFNKVGQLNGV, encoded by the coding sequence ATGAAAGTAAATGAAGATCTGTCAATTTTATTTTGGCTTAAACACGAGAAAGGAACGAAAGATGGCAAAGTGCCCATCTATGTTAGAATTACGGTTAAAGGCAGGCGGGACAATTTTTCTTCGGGTAAAAAACTGCTTCCAGAGTATTGGAATGATAAGCTTGAAAAAGTTGCGAAAGCATGTCCGGACGCCAATCTCATTAACAGCTATATAACAAAGACTAGAGCTGACATAGAAAAATGCTACAACCAATTATCGGTGACAAATAATATCACTACGGCTGCAATGGTTAAGGAACTTTACATGCCAAAACAAGCAACTAAGCATACTCTGATGAAGGCTTTCGATGCCCACAACGGAGAGTTTGAAGAGCGTATTTCAAAGGGTAAAGGGTCAATAGGCACTTTAAAGCGTTACGAGCGATTAAGAAACAAGGTGATTGACTTCCTAGGTAAAAAATATAAACACACGGATATAAATTTGGATGATATTCAGTATTCAACCGCGGCAGACTTTTACCATTATTTGATCATGCAAGACATTGACGATAATGCAGCGTTTAAGTACGTTAAGACCCTAAAGCAAGTTGTTAAAAAAGCTGTTGACAAGGGATGGATTAAGCATAGTCCGATCAATGGTTTCAAGTGCCCTTATAATGACCCGGACAGGGAATATTTAGAAATGCATGAAATAATTTCCATGTATAACAAGCATATTCCTAACGACCGGCTTTCAGAGGTAAGGGATGCCTATATATTCTGTTGCTTTACGGGTTATGCCTATGAAACAGTTTATAACCTCGAACCAGGAAATATTTTTCGAGGCTTAAATGGAAGATTTTGGATTACAAAAGAAAGAGCCAAAACAGGTTCTGAAGAAACCGTGCCACTTTTGCCAATTGCATTGGAAATTATTGAGAAATATAAAAGCCATCCTTATTGCACCGATAACAACAAGTTGCTTCCTGTTAATTGTAACCAACGCTATAATTCATATCTGAAAGAAGTTGCTAACATCTGTAACATCAATAAACATTTAACAACCCATACTGCCCGACACACTTTTGCTACAACAGTTACACTTGAGAACGACGTGCCGATCGAAACAGTTAGTAAGATGCTTGGTCATAAAGACTTACGAACAACTCAAATATATGCCAAGATTACTAAACTTAAAATCAGTAATAATATGGCTGACCTCGAAAGCAAATTATTTAATAAAGTTGGGCAACTAAATGGCGTTTGA
- a CDS encoding S1/P1 nuclease has protein sequence MADKVNHVSLSQSHKWLQTSINQWAWESYQISEKLYAEVAANNMLNENYYVNHIDIVDTRLEQAGLRLANELNRIFKDGFPDAHVIAEAPITNDGVKPGYQPQTKLSDVTNHVG, from the coding sequence ATTGCAGACAAGGTAAATCATGTTAGCCTATCACAGAGTCACAAATGGCTGCAAACATCAATCAATCAATGGGCATGGGAAAGTTACCAGATTAGCGAGAAGTTATATGCAGAGGTTGCCGCTAATAATATGTTGAACGAAAATTATTACGTTAATCATATTGATATTGTTGACACTCGTTTGGAACAAGCCGGCTTGCGTTTAGCCAATGAACTTAACAGAATATTTAAGGATGGATTCCCTGATGCCCATGTTATAGCTGAAGCGCCTATAACTAACGATGGAGTCAAACCAGGGTATCAACCTCAAACTAAACTTTCAGACGTTACAAATCATGTCGGCTAG
- a CDS encoding phage exclusion protein Lit family protein, which yields MITQELVTDPYERLYNNLKRSFESDADGLPPLTIKYIRENKISIGIDSYSQNFAFPNVNLLTKTIMVNQAYLGFVWCCSYFLLGVSILATETSNENVQVLKFDHRDDYVEMKKVFNWGQSLVSGLKVWPKDMVSPVDELALAIQANALTTYTLSYVLYHELAHLILHSNSLEFIKMVKSEGYKMSHEDRRRSRNMELQADDFALMCITRTNKNTDQAFGRFLGAIVAHLTSILSAHNGDVRGGKMHPDSDERLKRITKQCNLSDDDRMFLNLTKGIGLQLYLAINDVFFTDAIPLSTIHNDFDSLELDISRLIDDLKGRYNLYSKPRQ from the coding sequence ATGATAACACAAGAACTCGTCACTGATCCATATGAGCGTTTGTATAACAACCTTAAAAGATCTTTCGAGTCAGATGCGGATGGATTACCACCGTTAACGATTAAGTACATTCGAGAAAATAAAATTTCTATTGGCATCGATAGTTATAGTCAAAACTTTGCTTTTCCAAATGTCAATTTGCTTACGAAAACCATTATGGTAAATCAAGCATATCTAGGTTTTGTTTGGTGTTGTTCTTATTTCTTACTTGGAGTGAGCATCCTTGCCACTGAAACTTCTAATGAAAATGTGCAAGTTTTGAAATTCGATCATAGGGACGATTATGTTGAAATGAAGAAGGTTTTCAACTGGGGACAATCGCTTGTCTCAGGACTAAAAGTATGGCCTAAGGATATGGTAAGTCCTGTTGACGAACTTGCACTTGCCATTCAGGCGAATGCTTTAACCACATATACATTATCTTATGTTTTATATCATGAATTAGCGCACTTAATTCTTCATTCTAATTCTTTAGAATTTATTAAGATGGTTAAATCAGAAGGCTACAAGATGTCTCATGAAGACCGTCGACGGTCACGTAATATGGAACTTCAAGCTGACGACTTCGCTTTGATGTGTATAACAAGAACTAATAAGAATACAGATCAGGCTTTTGGTAGGTTCCTTGGCGCAATTGTAGCACATTTGACATCTATTTTAAGCGCACATAACGGAGACGTGAGAGGAGGTAAAATGCATCCTGATTCAGATGAACGGCTCAAACGAATAACCAAGCAATGCAACCTTTCTGACGATGATAGAATGTTTCTTAACCTAACAAAAGGAATAGGTTTACAACTCTACTTGGCGATAAATGATGTATTCTTTACAGATGCAATACCGTTGAGCACAATTCACAACGATTTCGATAGTCTTGAGTTAGATATATCTAGACTCATTGATGATCTAAAAGGTAGATATAATCTCTATTCAAAGCCCAGGCAATAA
- a CDS encoding helix-turn-helix domain-containing protein, with protein sequence MNDLVKDYHLSLVQEQLLESSGDVQRLACIEQFLLTNMTGREADKLVEAAIDLIDNSQGTIRIEAMARQLNTSLSPLEKRFRAIVGTTPKKYATIVRMKRMLQALEINDKQKADYLLDFYDQSHFIHQFKKFTSLTPQQYYKQYRKAD encoded by the coding sequence TTGAATGATCTGGTTAAGGACTATCATTTAAGTCTTGTTCAGGAACAGCTATTGGAGAGTAGCGGCGACGTTCAGCGACTTGCTTGTATAGAGCAGTTCCTACTAACGAATATGACCGGCAGGGAAGCAGACAAATTGGTTGAGGCTGCTATTGATCTGATCGACAATTCACAAGGCACTATCCGTATTGAAGCTATGGCTAGACAACTTAATACAAGTTTAAGTCCGCTTGAGAAACGATTCAGGGCGATCGTTGGAACAACGCCGAAGAAGTATGCGACAATAGTTAGAATGAAACGTATGCTCCAGGCTTTAGAGATCAATGATAAGCAAAAGGCAGATTACCTTTTAGACTTCTACGACCAGTCCCACTTCATACACCAGTTCAAGAAGTTTACATCCTTAACGCCACAACAGTATTACAAACAGTACAGAAAGGCTGATTGA
- a CDS encoding ORF6N domain-containing protein codes for MNKIFFIGGQKVILDSDLAELYGVETRRLNEQVARNTDRYSDDFMFRSNEKEFEGLMSQSATLKREGIKKLP; via the coding sequence ATGAACAAAATCTTTTTCATAGGAGGTCAGAAGGTAATATTAGATAGCGACTTGGCAGAATTGTACGGTGTGGAAACGAGAAGATTAAATGAACAGGTTGCAAGGAATACTGATCGGTACTCCGACGATTTTATGTTCAGGTCAAATGAAAAAGAGTTTGAAGGTTTGATGTCGCAAAGTGCGACATTAAAGAGGGAGGGCATAAAAAAACTGCCCTAA